GCCCGGCGCGTGCGCTGCAGGTCCGAGTCGTCACCCACTCCGTGCCGCTGCCGTACGAACGCCAGCGCCTGCGCGGGGCCGAGCTCGGAGCGGCCGGCGGGCAGGCTCGCTCCGCTGAACGTGTCGTCCACCGCACGGTTCAGGCAGATCGGCACTGTGCCAACGGCTTGCGCGGCGCGGTAGAACCCGGTCATCGTGACCTCTGCGAAGTGGTCTACCGGCACACCTGCCAGCTCTTGCACGGACCGGATCAACGCGGCCCGGCCGGCCTCCCGGCCGCGCCATCGCAGTTCGGCTCCGGAAACGCCCTGCCCCTGAAGGCGTGTCGTCTCCGCAGCCTCGGCCTGCGCATACACCTGGTTGATGGCAACCTTGGCACCGCCGCCGGCCGCGTCGACCAGCACGTCCCGGGGAATCGACAGCTGACGCGCTGTCCCGCCCCCGGCCGGAATGTGCACCAGCACCAGGGTGTCCGCCCTGTCCACGTCGGCTGACCCGGTGTGCAGCTCCCCGCGGAGCAGTTCCGCAGGCGCCGGTCGGCCCTGGGCGTCGGTTGTGGCGTCCAGCCCGATCAGCAGGATGGTCACCCCGCGGTCGAGCGGCGCCGGCGCACCCGCCGAAGCGGCGGCAAGCGCATCGGAGGCCCGCCCCGGCAGCCCGGACGGAAGGGTCAGCGCGCTCACCCCCGCCGCCACCACCAGGGTCAACGCGCCGGCCAGCATGACCGTCCGCCGCCGTCCCCGCCGGCGCCGCCGTCCGGCCTCCAAACCACCATCGACCAGCCGGGCGGCTGCGGCCACACCGAGACCGTCCGCGGCCCGTCCGAACGCCGTGCTCAACCGAACCTCGAACTCTTCTTCCCCGCCACTCACTTCGCCACTCCACTCACCGAAGACCCCATCCACCGAATCGTCCCGCCCGCTCACCGTGCCACCAGCTCCGCCAGGTCGGCCCCCAGGAGGGACCGCAGCCGGGCCAGCGCCCGGGTGCACCTGGTCCGCACCGCCGCCGAGCTGTCCTTGACAATCGCCGCGGTCTCCTCCACGCTCCGGTCCTCCCAGTAACGGAGCACCACCACCGCCCGGTCGCGCGGCGGAAGCTGGGCCAGGGCGTCGACCAACGCCAGCCGCAGCGCCGCGTCCTGCTCGGGCGCCGGCGCCTCCGGCAACACCTGGCTGGGCCGCTCGGCATTGCTGCGCCTGCGGTGGTGCGTCAGGTAGGCCCGGACCAGCACGGTCCGGGCGTAGCCGGCCGGGTTGTCGATCCGGCCTGCCCAGCTCGGCCGTTGCAGCCGGTGCCACTGCGTGTACATCTGGCCCAGTGTGTCCTGCACCAGGTCCTCGGCCAGGTGCGCGTCGCCCCCGGTGAGGAAGTACGCCGACCGGTAGAGCTGCCCGCTGCGGGCCGTCGCGAAAGCGACGAAGTCCTCCTCCGAGGCCGCCCGATGTCGAGCTGTGCCCACTGTCATCTCCCGTTCCCTCGCGGTATCCGTCCTATGACGACACGAGGGCACCCGAATGTTTCACAGCAAATTTCGACGGGCCGTGAGGTTCAGCTGTCCGGTGGTGGACAGGCAGCCGCCACACCTGCCGCCGGACAGTAGATCCAGCAGGCCTTTCAGCACTGCTGCTGGCACGGTTGATGAGCCGGCCAGACGGACGTGCTCACACCAGAGTGGGGCCGCGCGCTCGAGGAGATCGACCCCGTGGACTCCGGTCTGACCGATCACCTGGCGGGACGCCTACGCCACCACCCGGTCGTGGTGGCTGAAGTTGGACGGCCTGGTCGACCGGACCGTGCTTCCGCAGGACACGGTGTTCGAAGGCGAGCAGCTCGGCCAATAGGTGCTGGCGCAGCGGGCCGGGTGGCCGGGCCTGGGGGCCGATCAGCGGGACCTGCTGGCGGCGATCGGCATCGAGGCCGACCCCGAGCTGGCGGCCGCCGAGGCGAAGCCGGCGGTGTCCCGCACGGACCGGTTCCGGCAGGGCCTGGCAGCGCTGACCGCCGACGTCGAGCGCACGGCCGTCCCCGGGTGCCGCGCCCCCACAAGCAGCCGCTGGAGACCGTGGAGGCCGGGCCTGGAGGTGAGGACCAGGTGTGGTGTAGCGCTTCGCGCTGGGCACCCGGCTCAACAACCAGAAAGGCCGCTGGGCGAGCTGAGCCCGGGGCAGCCCGCGCAGCTCGCCGGGCACGGCGTGGAGTGGGCATGACGGGCAATGGGTTGCCCGGTCTCCGTTGTTGGGTGGGGCAGCCCGGCAGCGTCGGCCGCGATCGTCACGGAGTCCGCCGGCCGAGTACCGACGGGTACTGGTGACGAGACCATCTGACCGGGTTCGGCCGGCCGCGGAGCGTTTGATGACGAATTCCGAAGGACGCCGCCGGGCGACACCAGGCCCCCGCCGGTCGCCTATCCGACCCACTGCGAGGAGGCCGGAGGCGGCGTGCGGGCGGGTGATCTCCGGGCCGTAGGTAGGGCGGATGCTGGAGGGAACGCCGGATTCGGCGCGGGTGCGGGGGAAGCGGGGCCGGGGGGCATGCCGCTGCGAAGTCGGGCGAGGCGAAGAGCGGGCTGCAGCGCTCGTCTGTGCTGATGGCGGCGGGAACGATGGTGTCCCGGGCGACCGGGCTGATCGGACAGGTGCTGCAGGCCGGATCGCTGGGGACCGCGTTGCTGGCCACGACCTACAACCAGGCCAACGTCGTGCCGGCGAGCCTCTACTTCCTGCTCATCGGCGGAGCACTGAACTCGGTCCTGGTACCGCAGTTGGTCCGGGCCAGAATCAACCAGCCGGCCGCGGCCGGGCAGGAGTCGGCCCAGGGACCCGGACGCTCGATTCCTGGTCGCCCCGCGGGGAGATCCGACAGAGTGGCCGGGGAAACCGCGTTCTCGCGCGGTTGCGGCACCGCCTGCCGGAAGGGCCGCCCACCTCGCCTCCGCCGGTCGGCGACCGGTCAGTTCGAAGCGTGGGCGGGCGCCGGCAACTCGGACCGGGGCAGGGGGCCGCGCACGTCCGCGATCAGCGCGGCCGGGTCCGGGCGCGCCTGCAGGGCGGGGAGCAGGAAGTGCCACAGGTCGGTGAGATCGTCCTCGATGCCGGTCCGTCCGTCCAGGGCGTCCGAGACGGTGTGCAGCCCGAAGAAGGCGCACACCACTGCGTGGGCCGCCTGCGCGGGTTTGACGTGGGGCGCGAGTTCGCCCGCCGCGGCGGCCTGTTCCAGCAACGCGCGCACGGCGTCCGTCCAGTCCACGAACGGCACCGGCATGGCGACGTCGATGGCCCTGCGCTCGGCCCAGAGCCGGGCTCCCGCACTGACCACGATGTCGTCGCGGAAGGCCCTGGCCACGGCGTAGCTCAGTCGGAGCAGACGCTCCAGGGGCATTCGGCCGACCGTCGCCTGTTGCTCGATCAGGCGCGGCCAGGTGGCGAAGTGCTCCTTGATCACGGCGAGCGCGAGCAGTTCCTTGCTGGTGTAGTGGAAGTAGATCGCGCCGCTGGTACGGCCCGACAGGCAACTGATGTCGCTGATGCTCGTCCCCGCGTAACCGCGGTCGTTGAACAGTCGCGCCGCCGCTTCGAGGACGGCGCGTCGGGTCACTTCCGCACGGCTCTGCACGATTTCACTGTCCCCGTTCGA
The sequence above is drawn from the Kitasatospora sp. NBC_00315 genome and encodes:
- a CDS encoding LCP family protein gives rise to the protein MSGRDDSVDGVFGEWSGEVSGGEEEFEVRLSTAFGRAADGLGVAAAARLVDGGLEAGRRRRRGRRRTVMLAGALTLVVAAGVSALTLPSGLPGRASDALAAASAGAPAPLDRGVTILLIGLDATTDAQGRPAPAELLRGELHTGSADVDRADTLVLVHIPAGGGTARQLSIPRDVLVDAAGGGAKVAINQVYAQAEAAETTRLQGQGVSGAELRWRGREAGRAALIRSVQELAGVPVDHFAEVTMTGFYRAAQAVGTVPICLNRAVDDTFSGASLPAGRSELGPAQALAFVRQRHGVGDDSDLQRTRRAQAFLAGILQKLRAGGVTADAGKLGALYDAVKEDMVVDKGWSPVDFVRQVPAFAQGRAATSELPVQYKGMVLMAEPGKAKEILTGEGTSAAPAVNGVPCVD
- a CDS encoding SigE family RNA polymerase sigma factor encodes the protein MTVGTARHRAASEEDFVAFATARSGQLYRSAYFLTGGDAHLAEDLVQDTLGQMYTQWHRLQRPSWAGRIDNPAGYARTVLVRAYLTHHRRRSNAERPSQVLPEAPAPEQDAALRLALVDALAQLPPRDRAVVVLRYWEDRSVEETAAIVKDSSAAVRTRCTRALARLRSLLGADLAELVAR
- a CDS encoding ScbR family autoregulator-binding transcription factor; translated protein: MQSRAEVTRRAVLEAAARLFNDRGYAGTSISDISCLSGRTSGAIYFHYTSKELLALAVIKEHFATWPRLIEQQATVGRMPLERLLRLSYAVARAFRDDIVVSAGARLWAERRAIDVAMPVPFVDWTDAVRALLEQAAAAGELAPHVKPAQAAHAVVCAFFGLHTVSDALDGRTGIEDDLTDLWHFLLPALQARPDPAALIADVRGPLPRSELPAPAHASN